The genomic DNA CCCAAGGCCAGCGTTTCCCGGTCGACCCTCACCACCCGTTCCTGCAGGGGGCGGACAATGTCTTCGGCGGCATCGATCAGCTTTTTGACGTCGCAGCCGTGGTTCAGGCCCATGCGCTCGGCGGCGGCGGCGAATACCTCGAGCGGTGCGTTGCCGGCCCCGGCGCCCATGCCGGTCAGGCTGGCATCGACGCGATCGCAGCCGTGCTCCAGGGCGACCAGGCTGTTGGCCACGCCCAGGCTGAGGTTGTGGTGGGCGTGCATGCCGGTCTGCGTCGCTGGGTCAAGCACGTCCTTCATGGCCTTGAAGCGCTCGGCGATGTCCCACATGTTCATCGCGCCACCGGAATCCACAACGTAGATGCATTGTGCACCGTAGCTTTCCATCAGTTTGCCCTGCCTGGCGAGGCCGGCCGGGGTCTGCATGTGGCTCATCATCAAGAAGCCCACGGTGTCCATGCCCAGGGAGCGGGCGTATTCGATGTGTTGGCGCGAGACATCAGCCTCGGTGCAGTGGGTGGCCACGCGCACGATCCGCGCGCCAGCGTCGTAGGCGGCCTTGAGGTCGTGCACAGTGCCAATGCCCGGCAGCAGCAACGTGGCGATACGGGCGCGCTGCACCACTGCGGCTACCGCGGCGATCCACTCAAAGTCGGTATGGGCACCGAAGCCGTAATTGAAGCTCGAACCCTGCAGGCCATCGCCGTGGGCGACCTCAATGCTGTCGACGCCGGCTTGGTCCAGGGCCTGAGCGATGCCCGCGACCTGTTCCAGGCTGTAGCGGTGACGCACGGCATGCATACCGTCGCGCAGGGTGACGTCTGAGATATGGATCTTTTTGTTCGTGTTGATCATCTTCACAACCCCTGATCAGTGAACTGCGCCTGGGCGATACGTTCAGCGACGGTCAGCGCCGCGCTGGTCATGATGTCCAGATTGCCGGCGTAAGCCGGCAGGTAGTGCCCGGCACCTTCCACTTCGAGATACACCGCGACTTTGATGCCGGTGCTCCAGCCCAGGCCAGGGATGTTCTGCCGGTTGTTCTCGGTGAAGTGCTCGAACTGAACGTGTTGTTTGAGGCGGTAACCCGGCACGTAGCGGTTAACCTCGGCCACGCGCTGCTCGACCGCGTCGACGATGGCTTGGGTGTCGGCGTCCAGTGGCACGAAGCAATACACCGTGTCGCGCATGATCAATGGCGGCTCGGCCGGGTTGAGCACGATGATCGCCTTGCCGCGCGCCGCGCCGCCGACCTCGACGATCGCGCGTGAGGTGGTCTCGGTGAATTCGTCGATGTTGGCACGGGTGCCGGGGCCGGCCGACTTACTGGAGATTGCCGCGACGATCTCGGCGTAATGCACCGGCGCCACGCCCGCCACCGCATGCACGATCGGGATGGTCGCCTGGCCGCCGCAGGTGACCATGTTCAGGTTCGGCTCGTGGGCGTGCTCGGCGAAGTTCACCACCGGGACGACATACGGGCCGACGGCTGCAGGGGTAAGGTCGATGATGCGCACCCCATGGGCACGCAGCTTGCTGTCATGCACCTTGTGCGCCCCTGCGGAGGTGGCATCGAAGGCGATGCGGATTTCCTTGAAATTGGGCAGCGCGAGCAGCCCGTCGATCCCGCCTGCGGTGGTGGGTACACCGAGGCGCTCAGCGCGGGCCAAACCGTCTGAGGCCGGGTCGATACCCACCATGGCTCCCACCTCAAGCGTATCGGAGCAGCGAAGGATCTTGATCATCAGGTCGGTGCCAATGTTGCCAGAGCCGATGATCGCTACCGGTATGCGAGTAGATGACATCTGTTCTTCTCCTTTGCAGTGCAGACAACCGTATCGGGTGATATCTGCACATCTACGAGTTGGTTCAGCGCAGCGGCTTGTAGGCCACAGCCTTGATTTCGATGACCAGATGCGGGTGCGGCAGTTGGTGAACGGCGACGGTGGTGCGGGTCGGACCGTCGGCATCGAAAAACTGCCCGTACACTTGGTTGTATTGGGAGAAGTCGTTCATGTTGACCAGATAGCTGCACACTTCCACTACGTCCTCCAGGTCGGCACCGACACTGCGCAGGATGTCGCGGATGTTGTTCAGCACCTCGCGGGTCTGTGCTTCGATGCATGGGCGTATGCGCCCAGACGCGTCCGGCTCTGCACCGGCGATGCTGTTGTCCGGGCGCCGCGAGCTGGTGCCAGAGACGAACAGGAAGTCACCGGCACGCTTGACGTGGGGGAAGGCCCCAAGCGGTGTGGCTTTGCCGTCTACTACCCGGGCGTGGGTCTGCGATTTGTCGCTCATGGCTTATTCCTCGCGCAGCGTTTCAAACGCTACGCTTCCCAAGTCCTGAAATTCGCAGCGCACCGCTACGCCTGGGCGAAGCGCCACGGCCGCCGTCGCCGCACCGGCCAGTACCAGGCTGCCGGGCTCTAGCGCCTCGCCTTGTTGCGCCGCCAGGCGCGCTGCTGCTACCAGTGCGCGTACAGGCGCGCCGAGGATCGCCGCCGTGCTGCCCATCTCCACCGCGCGGCCATCGAAACTCATCACAAGCCCCAGGTTGCCCACGTCAGTGTCCGGGCGCTGCCAGCCGCCGACCACGAAGCCGGACGATGAGGCGTTGTCGGCCACCACCGCGGGCAGCGAGAACTTGAAGTTGCAATAGCGCGAGTCGATCACCTCCAGTGCCGGCGCCACCGCTTCCACAGCGGCCAGGGCCTGCAGCGGCGTAACGTGCCCTTCAAGGCGCTTGCCCAGCAAGAAACACACCTCTGGTTCGACGCGCGGGTGCACGTAGCGAGACAGGTCGATGCTGCCCCCTTCCTCGATCCACATATCTGAGGTCAACCGCCCCCAGATCAGGTCGGACACGCCCATCTGCGCCATCTTGGCGCGGCTGGTAAAGCCCATTTTGACGCCCACCTGGCGCGCCCCACGGGCCAGGCGCTTCTCGATCAGCAGGCGTTGAACCGCATAAGCCTCTTCCAGGGTCACGGTATCTTCGCCGCCTAATTGCAACGTGGCCTGGGCGTACAGGGCGGCATCGTCGAGGCGCTTGGCAATACGTTCAATTTTCATGCAGATCACCTCAGCTAGCGGAATCGAAACAGGCCCGGACACTGCCCAAACCTTGGATACGTGCCTCGAAAACATCACCGGGCGCAACGCTTACCATTGGCCCCAATGCACCGCTGAGCACCACGTCGCCGGCTCGCAGCGGAGTGCCCGCCTCGACCAGGGTACGGGCCAGCCAGAGTGCAGCATTGAGCGGGTGGCCAAGGCACGCGGCCCCTACACCGAATGAAACCGGCTCCCCTCGGCGCTCCATGACCATGCCGGCCAGGCGCAGGTCCAGATCACCGAGTTTCACTGGCCGCTGGCCGAGCACGTACAGCCCTGCCGAGGCGTTATCGGCGATGGTGTCGAGGATGCTGATGTTCCAGTCGGCGATGCGGCTGCCGACCACCTCTATGGCCGGCAACACATAGGCGGTAGCCGCCAGCAGGTCGCTGAGCACGATCTGCTCGCGGTCCAGGTCGTGTTCCAGTACCAGCGCCACCTCAGCCTCACATTTGGCCTGCATGAGGCGGGGCCAGGCGATCGTCTCGCCGTCGCTGATTTCCATGCTATCGAGCAGTGTGCCGAAGTCAGGCTGATTCACACCCAGCTGCTGCTGCACCGAGTGCGAGGTCAGACCGATCTTGCGCCCGGTGATACGTCGCCCGGCACTCACCTGGCGTTGGGTATTGAGCTGCTGCACCTTGTAGGCGTCGGCGATGGCATCAAGCTGATCGCGCACCGGCGACACCGGTTCACCACTTCTAGCCGCTTGGTCGAGCAGGTCGGCCACCTGTTGATGTCGTTCGGTCATTGTTCGCTCTCCTGGTCAATGCGCACGCAGACGTTGGTCAGTTCCGAATAGAAATTCAGCGAATGCATGCCGCCCTCGCGGCCGATACCGGACAAGCCGGCGCCACCGAACGGCGTGCGCAGGTCGCGCAGGAACCAGGTGTTCACCCAGCTGATGCCCACCCGCATGGCTTCGCTGACGCGGTGCGCGCGGCTCAGGTTGCTGGTCCATACCGTCGCGGCCAGGCCGTAGCGGGTGTCGTTGGCGCGGGCGATGACTTCGCGCTCGCTGTCGAACGGGGAAACGTGGCAGATGGGCCCGAAGATCTCCTCGCGCACGCAGCGCGCATCGTCCGGCAGGCCCGTGATTACCGTCGGCTCGACCCATGCGCCGTTGTCGCGCGCGTCACCAAAGCGTGGCACGCCGCCACCGGCAATGAAGGTCGCGCCTTCCTGGCGGGCCAGTTCGAAGTAGCTCAGCACCTTGTCGCGGTGTTTGGACGAGATCAGCGGCCCCATCTGGGTCGCGGCTTCGTGAGGCCAGTCAACCTTCATTGTCTTGATGCGCTCTGCAAGGGCAGTGCAGAAGCGCTCGAACAGCGGGCGTTCGACATACACCCGCTCCGAGCACAGGCAGACCTGCCCGCTGTTGAGGAACAGCGCGCGCATCATGCCGTCGATCATCTTGTCGAAGTCGCAGTCGGCGAAGATGATCGCCGCGTTCTTGCCACCGAGCTCGAACGACACCGGCTTAACCCCTTCGGCGGCGGCGCGCATGATGGTGGTGCCGGTACGCGATTCGCCGGTGAAGGTGATGGCGCTGATGTCCGGATGGCGCGAAATGAATTCGCCCGCCGAATTCGGGCCGAAGCCATGTACCAGGTTGAACACACCATCCGGTACGCCGGCGGCTTGCATCACCTCGGCCAGTAGTGTTGCGGTGCCAGGGGTGTCTTCCGAAGGTTTGACCACCACGGCGTTGCCACAGGCCAGTGCGGGCGCAACCTTCCACGTCAGCAACAGCAGCGGCAGGTTCCAGGGCGAGATCACCCCGACCACACCCAAGGGCTTGCGGGCTGCGTAGTTGAGCGCGTAGGCGCCATTTGGCAGGTCCAGGCGATGGCTGTCCAGCGGTGCGGTAGCGAGTATGTCTGCGAAGGTGCGGAAGTTGGCGATGCCACGCGGCACGTCGATCACGCCGGCCATGGACAACGGCTTACCAGTGTCGGCCATCTCGGCGGCAAGGAAGTCCGCCTGGCGGCGTTCCATTTCGTCCGCAATTTTGCGCAGTACGGCCACACGGTCGGCCGCAGTGGTACGGCCCCAGGCGCTGGCAATGGCACGATGCCCGGCTTTGACCGCTTCGTCCACAAGGTCCCCGTCAGCCTCATGGACCAGGGCTACCAGGGAGCCGTCGACCGGGCTGATATCTTCGAAGGTATTTGGGCTCTCGACCCAACGACCATTTACGTAATTGCGATAGTGTTTCATGACTGACCTCGATGACACGGCTGACAGCGAGCTGTGGCGGGCTCGCGTGATTGCTGCAGGCCAGGCCCGGCGAATCGCGGGCGCAGGCGAGCGCTGCTTGCGTTGCTCGGGCAACGCAAACGGTCCTGGGTGAATGGTTCGATCAGCACGCTTGACGGCCGTGGCCACCGCCGGGTCCGCGCACTTGGCAGGGCAGCGCTAGCGGCTGCGCTGCTGCATACAAGTCAACAGGGGTAAAACTGCACCACGGCGGCACCACTGCCATACAACGCGCCGTAGTGATGAACCTTGGCTCCCTGGAAGCGCCCGCCTAGCGCACCGAGCAGCCAATGGAAATGCTTGAAGCCCATATCGACTCGGGCCCGTGCAGCATAGGTGGGCAGCGCCTCCCGCAGCCCGTCGACGTCACCGGTCTCAATCAGCGCCAGCACCTGACGATTCCAGGCATCTTCCTCGGTGTGTACGATGCGGTCGTCGCAGGGTTCGATTGGCTTGGTGAACAGGCTGCCGGACAAGCCGCCAACCCCCACCACTGCCACACGCTTGCCCTGCTCGGCAGCGCAGGCCACGGCGATCGCCGCCAGTTTTTCGGTGGCTTGGGCGTTGTCATAGAGATTGTTGGACGCCACCACCAGTGGCAGCCCTTCAGTGCCCACACCCAGTGCGGTGCTAGCGACGATAGTGCCAGTGTCAATCGGGAAGCCTTGGTAGTCAGCGCCACGGGCATTCACGCCTTGGGCACGGCATGCTTCGATGCAGGCGTTGGCCAGCGTCACATCGCTGTAAAGGTCATAGGGCAGCTCACCGAATTCGTGCCAGTTTTCGTCGACGTGAATGTCTTGGCTGCGTCGACGGGTCAGCCAGATTTCATCCAGCACTGCGAACCACTGGGTGGAGTAGACAAGCACCACGTCCGGCTCAGAGGCCTTCAACGCGACACCTGCCTGTTGCATTGCACGCTGAAAACGCTGCCAGTTGGGCACGTCGGGGCACAGCTGGGGCAGTGGGCTGCCAGGAACCAGGAAGGCCGATACAACAGTCATGGTCGTTTCACCTGAGAAATAAGACGGGATTGAAGCGTTCAGATGGCTTGGGTCGCGGCACGAGCGAGGCCGGCCTTGACGAGGTTCCACTCCATCACCGCGTTGCCGGTGCCGATCACCGTCCCGTAGCCGTGCAGTTGCGCCGCCAACTCCGGGTACTGCATGGCTGCGTGCATCCAGGTGAACGCGCCGGACTTCACTTCGGCGAAGGCCTCGTCAATGAACTGCGGCAGCAGGCGGAACACTTCTTTCATCTCCCCGCGGCGCATGAGGTCAATCATGCGCATGTCCCACTGGTAACCCAGCTGGCTCTGCGGATGCTCCTTGGTCATGTCTTCCGGCGGCTCTGGCTCTTGGTGGAAGTGCCAATGCGACAGGGTATTGGAGGCCAGCAGCACCGCACGTTTGCCAGACTTGATGATTGCTTCGCGGGTGGCCTTGCCCAGTAGATCCATCTCCACCTGGCCTTCTTCCATGCTCAGGTAATACGGCGTGTTGTTGGCCGAAACCGATACCACCGGGATGTCCCACTGCGGGCGGATCATGTGCAGCGTGGTGATAGTGCCGTAGTCGACGCGAAATCGAGGGTTGCGCATCATCTTGGTCTGCAGTCCCACCTTGCGTCCTTCTTCGCAGCAAGCCTCGGCCAGTTCAACATCGAACTTTATCGAGTAGTCGAAGCGGAACAGGTTGGGGAATATTGGGTCGACCGAGCGCCCGGCCAGGTGCTCGACCCCAATGAAGTGGTGTCCCACAGAGGTAATCCAGTGTGGCGAATGCACCAACAGCACATCCGGCTTGAGCGCCTCGATACTCGCGCGCGCCCGTTCGTAGGCCCAGCGCAATTGTTCCCAGCCCCCCTTGGCACGCGGCTCGTTCTGCGCAGGGTTTTCTGCGTAGAGGATATGGGGTGGGTGGGGGGCCAGAAACCCGCTGATAATTTCACCGTTTGCCATGTGGCTTCTCCTGGTTTTATTGTTTGTATCAGGGCAGTGAAGGATCGACCGCGAATTGGAATTCCATCTCGACGAGCGCACCCAGCGGAAGCGCCGCTACCCCTACACTGGTACGTGCAGGTGGGGTGGCGCCCTGGAAAAACGCCTCCCAGTGCTGATTGATCAGGCCGAATTGGCCAAAGTCGGCGCAGTAGATCCGCGCCAGCATCAATTGCTCCAGGGCTATTCCCAATTCATCGCACAGGCCTTTGAGGTTGGCCAGGATCTGCCGAACTTCTGCGGCCATGCCGCCAACCACCAGGCCGCCATGGGCTGGGTCGAGCCCAACCATGCCAGAAACGTGGATGAAGCCACCTGCCGATACCACGGGGCTGTAAGCAAAATGCGGTGCGGGTAGCGTCCGGCTGATCAGGGGGGTCCACGCGCTATGTGTTGCCGCAGAGGTCGAGGAAGACATTTTTGTTCTCTTTAAGTACGTATACGTCCTAAACGAGATAAATCCTATGGCTGGAAATAGATGCTGTCAATCGATTTGTAGGACAATTTTCCGGCTAGAATCGTACGTGCACTGGCATTTTGCTCAGGCTTGAATCCTCCTGTCGAAGCGCCAATACTTAACTGGCTGATTTGCCAGACAAATAGTACGTGCACGTACACAGTCATCGATCCCAAGGATCGCAACCCGCAAGGAATGACCGGACAACCAATGCCGCCCATACGCACGCCTTCTCCCGCAAAACTCTCCCCGCAAAGCCAGGCGCTTGTCGATCAATTTCACCTTGAAGACATCGTTTCCCACCTGCTGCGGCGGGCTCACTTCATGGCGGAGGAACGGTTCAACACAGCGTTCGCCGGAGAGTCGATCACCCCCAGACAGAAAGCCGCATTGATTGTGGTGTCGCAGCACCCCGGCCTGACCCAGAACGCACTGGCCGGCCATTTGTTCATGGATCGCAACACTGTTGCCGAAATGGTCAAGAGGCTGTGCGCCAGCGGCATGCTGGTGCGCACCAGCGCCAAGAGCGACCAGCGTGCGTACCAGTTGTATTTGGGCAATGAAGGCGCTGAACTGCTTGAGCGCGTACTGCCGCGTGATGCCGAAGTGGAAAGCAAATTGCTGGAACGGTTGCCTGAGGAATACCGGCCGCTGTTCCTGAAGTGCCTGAAGCTGATTGTCTCGCCTGAGGAGGCGTGAGCCGCCCCAGGTTCACCTAGTACCTGAGGTGCCTTGCAACCTCAGGGGCGGCCTTGGAGACCGCTACGGCAATCGCTCGACGCCCGTCGCCAGCCAGAGGGTGGTGAACAATCGGATCGAAATGGCATGGAATCCGCAACAGCCTCAGGACCTCAGCTTGCCCAGGATCTTCTCACGACAAACGCTGAGCACTTCATCAGCCAGTGGAGAGTCTTCCGGGCAGGCGCGAGACAGAACCAAGGCGCCGAGGGCATGTGCGAAGGTATCGATGATTTCAGCACGGCTTGGGCCAGGCTCTTCATTTTTGCCTTGTAAAACCTCCAGCAATTCTTCGATCCCAGCGCCATAAGCAGCTTTGATCTCATTGGGCTGGCGTGCAGCGTCTGCGCCCAGCGCCGCTAGCGTGCAGCCATTGCCTTTCTCATCGCGGTGCTCGCGGGACAGGTAGAAATTGACGAAGTCGGCCAGCTGGATGCCCTGCATCTGCTCGACCGTCTTGTTGAGCCCGCAAGTGGCTGCTTCGCCCATCAAATCTGCCTTGGACTTGAAGTGCTTGTAAAACCCGCCATGGGTGAAGCCGGCGGCAGCCATGAGGTCTGCAACACCGACGCCGTCATAGCCGCGCTCGCGAAATAGCCTGGAAGACGTTTCCACGATATGCGCTCGGTTAGCTTGTGCCTGGGCCTTTGTGACCTTCATTTCGCTGCTCTCTCTGCTATCAAGCCAACCAATAGCATACATTGATGATGTTCATCATCAAAGTCGTTGACGGTTCAGATTACGATCATCATCATTAAGTCGTATCTTCCACTGAAAGAGCAAACCGTCATGAGCCATAACCATCTCACCGTTCCGACCCGCACAGTTGAAGTAGGCGGCGACACGTTCACCTACCGCCGCTGGGGCAACCCTTCTGGTGTGCCGCTGGTCTTCATCGCCCATTTCCGTGGCGGGCTCGACCACTGGGATCCGATCATCACTGATGGTCTGGCGGCGGGGCGCGAAGTGATCCTGCTGAACGGTAGAGGTGTGGCTTCATCGTCGGGCACTCCGGCCATCACCATTGAGCAAATGGCGGATGACATTGCAGCAGCCATCAAGGCCCTGGGGCTGACCCAGGTCGACCTGCTCGGCTTCTCCATCGGTGGCTTGCAGGTTCAGGAAGTGGCACTGCGTCACCCTGCGTTGGTGCGCAAGCTGGTGCTGCTCGGCACCGGTCTGCGCGGTGGTGATCCGAGCATGGCAGAGGGTGTGAGAGAAGCCGCTTCGAACCCCGTCCCCACCATCGAGAACTTCCTGTTCCTCTTCTTCGGTCGCTCGGAAGCTGCCAGGAAAGCGGGCCTGGCGTTCTGGGAACGCCGCAACCAGCGTGTCGATCAGGACACCCCAAGCTCGGTTGAGGTCGCAATGGCTCAGGGCGCTGCATTTGCAGCCTATGTCCAGTCGGCACAGGGTGAGAACCGCTTCGCTTACCTCAACGAAATCAAGCAGCCTACCTTGGTGGTCAATGGCGTCGACGACGTCATGATTCCTTCGATCAATTCGTGGCACCTGGTACAGAACATTCCAGATGCCCAGTTGCTGATTTACCCCGACTCCGGTCACGCCGCGCACTTCCAGTTCCCTGAGCGCTTCCTGAAACACGCCCTTCAGTTCCTGGAAGAGTAAGGCAGCGCCTTGCCCGATCACCCCGCCCATCGGGCACGTCTATATTTTTGGAATTTTAAGAACATGAAAGCGTTTCTGATCGATCGCTACGGCAAAGACGTCGTTGGTGATATCACTGAAGTTCCAGAGCCCCGGGTGGATGATTTCGACGTTCTGGTTGAGGTTCATGCCGCAAGCGTGAACGTCCTTGATATCAAAATCAGGAGGGGCGAGTTCAAGCTGATCCTGCCGTTCAAGATGCCTCTGATCCTGGGTAACGATGTTGCTGGCACTGTGAAACGTGTCGGAGGGAAAGTCAGTCGTTTCCGGGCAGGGGACGAAGTCTTCGCACGGGTAGACCAGGCGCGTATGGGTGGCTTCGCCGAGTTCGTGGCGGTCAGCGAAGCTGCTGTTTCACTCAAGCCTGCCAACCTGAACATGGAAGAAGCGGCCTCGCTGCCATTGGTGGCTCTCACGGCCTGGCAGGCGTTGGCGGAAATGGCCAACGTTCAACCGGGCCAGAAGGTTCTGATCCAGGCCGGCTCCGGTGGCGTCGGTAGCATCGCCATTCAGGTCGCCAAGCACCTGGGAGCCTTCGTCGCCACAACCACGAGTACCGGCAACGTGTCGTGGGTCAAGGCGCTGGGTGCTGACGTGGTGATCGATTACAAGACGCAGCGCTTCGAGTCGCAGCTGAGTGATTACGATGTCGTGCTCAGCGGGCTGGGCGGTGACGTTCTCGAAAAATCTCTCCATGTATTGAAGCCGGGTGGTCAGTTGATTTCCATCTCAGGCCCACCCACCCCCGAGTTCGCAGAGCAGCTTCGCCTTTCCTGGCTGTTCAGGCAGGTCGTTCGCTTGATCAGCCGAGGGATCAGGAAAAAATCGGAGCACAAGGGCGTCAACTACAAGTTTCTGTTCATGAAAGAGAGTGGTGCGCAACTGGCTGAGCTGGCTAGGCTGGTTGAAGCCGGGGTCATCAAGCCCGTATTGGATCGCGCCTTCGCGTTGAGCTCGACAGCCGATGGCCTGGCATACGTGGCCGAAGGTAGAGCCAAAGGTAAGGTCGTGGTGAAGGTGAAGTGATCACCTGAGTAAAGGTCAGTGACAGCGGCGCGCGACAGCCAGGTGTAAGGCTGTATTGCGATTTTCCTGGTTTCGGCTAACTTATACAAAAACCTGTACAAAGATGAGAGGTTGTACATGTATTGTAAGTGGCCCCTGACGCTGTACTTCGATGGCGCCTGCCCTTTGTGCGCCAGAGAGATCGCGTTCCTGCGCAGGAAATCGACCGAGGCAAAGCTCATTCTGGTTGACATCAGTGCTGATGATTTCGATGCAGAGTCACTGGGCTTGACGGTTGAGCAATTGAGGTCATGCCTGCATGCAAGGTTCGCGAACGGGCAGTGGGTCACAGGCTTGGACGCCACGTTGTGGAGTTGGCGGGCTGCTGATGTGGGAGGGTGGGTCGCGCCACTGTCCTGGCGCCCGTTACGCCCCCTGTTTTCAGTTTTCTACAGGCTGTTCTGTCGTTTGAGGCCACACTTGGCCTGGCTACCACATCCCGATGGCGGGCACCGCTGTAGCGGTGAGGAGTCCAAATGTCACATTCGTTAGCCGAGCACTATCATGAAATCCTTGTCGGCGTTGGTGAAAACCCGCAGCGCGAAGGGCTCCTGGAAACGCCCAAGCGTGCGGCCAAAGCGATGCAGTACTTGTGCAACGGGTATGGCCAGAATCTTCAAGAGGTAGTGAACGGCGCTTTGTTCGAGAGTCAAAACGATGAAATGATCGTCGTTCGTGACATAGAACTCTACTCGTTGTGCGAACACCACATGTTGCCATTCATTGGTAAAGCTCATGTCGCCTACCTGCCAACAGGGCGCGTATTGGGGCTTTCCAAGGTCGCGCGCGTTGTTGACATGTTTGCCCGTCGTTTACAGATACAGGAAAACCTGACGCGGCAAATTGCGTATGCCATTCAGGAAGTCACGGATGCCGCAGGGGTTGCGGTTGTGATTGAAGCCAAGCACATGTGCATGATGATGCGCGGTGTAGAGAAGCAGAACTCGGTGATGATTTCATCGGTGATGTTAGGTGAGTTTCGCGACTCCGCTTCGACTCGCCACGAATTCCTCAACCTCATTGGCCGACACAATTGAAATCCGATGCTGAGCCGTCGCGAAGGGGTGTCCAAATGAGTTCAGTTACTGCTGCTTTACCTTCAAGCCGCTTTGCGGTGCTGGGTTACGGTGGCTTGTTGCCGTTTGTTGGTTTGACGCTGCTCATCGTTTTTTTTGCTGATTACCGGGGTTTTGCCTCGATCATGCTGGTCAGCTATGGCGCTGTGATATTGAGCTTCGTCGGCGCGCTGCACTGGGGTTTCGCCATGACGTTAGAGGGTTTGCTCGCCAAGCAGCGTCGCGAGCGACTCGTGTGGAGCGTAATACCGGCCCTTATCGGTTGGGTTGGCACGCTGCTACCTGTGCCATTGGGTTGTTTGGTGTTGACCTTTGGTTTTATCGGTCATCTTTGGCAGGATCGCCAACTGGCGCAAGCTGTTCCTGGGTGGTTTATGCCGATGCGAGTCCATTTGACGGCTGTCGCAAGCCTCTGTTTGCTGCTCAGTGCACTTGCGGTAGCAATGGATTTTTGAAACCAGAAGCACTCCTTGATGAGTGATTTCCAGCGCTCAGATCCAGACGTCGTTCATAGCAGTGCGCTCCCCACCTTCATGGCCGGTATTCAGAACGCCTCGCGGCTCGATCATCATCAGTTTTGCTTCGGCCTCGGCGGCTGTTCTGTGCTCCACCCCACGTGGCACCACATACAACTCGCCCGGGTTCACGTAAACGCAGCCCTCCGGTAGATCGATGCGCAAGGTGCCTTCGAGCACGAGAAACGCTTCGTCGGTTTCCGGGTGTGAATGCCAGATGAATTCACCTTCTATTCGCACAACCTTGAACTGGTAGTCGTTCATTTCGGCGACCACTCTCGGGCTCCACTGCTGCTCTATCAGCGAAGCTTTCTGGGCAAGGTTTACAGGGCATGTTGCGCGTTGCGGGTTGGGGTGGGACATGACGGATCCTCATGGGGTGAAGTGGCCAGCCTATCGAACCTACACAAGGCGTTCTTGTACGATCCTGCACGTCAGCGGGCAGGTCGCAAGCGCTCCAGCCAGCGCAACGGTGGCACGCCATAGCTACGTGTGAAGTGGCGTGTCATGTGGCTCTGGTCGTGAAAGCCTGCCGCCAGGGCTGCATCAACCAAGGTGAAGCCATCGAGCATCAGCCTGCGCACAGTGTCCAGGCGTCGCAGGGTCACAAAGCGGTAGGGGCTGGTGCCGTAGAGGGCGCGAAAGTCGCGGGACAGGCTCCATTGTTCGCGGCCGCTGGCCTGTTCCAGCATCTGCAGGGTGATGCCCAGGTGAAGATGCTCCATGATGAAT from Pseudomonas putida includes the following:
- a CDS encoding cupin domain-containing protein, whose amino-acid sequence is MSHPNPQRATCPVNLAQKASLIEQQWSPRVVAEMNDYQFKVVRIEGEFIWHSHPETDEAFLVLEGTLRIDLPEGCVYVNPGELYVVPRGVEHRTAAEAEAKLMMIEPRGVLNTGHEGGERTAMNDVWI